One segment of Bradyrhizobium sp. CB2312 DNA contains the following:
- a CDS encoding ATP-dependent Clp protease proteolytic subunit — translation MRDMLQLVPMVVEQSARGERSFDIYSRLLRERIIFLNGEVNDAMSGLVCAQLLFLEAENPSRPINLYINSYGGVVTSGLAMYDTMQFIKAPVHTLCMGTARSMGSFLLMAGEPGHRAALPNASLHVHQPLGGFQGQASDVLIHANEMQETKRRLIRLYAQHCGRSEAEVERTLDRDHFMTAQQGVEWGLIDRVFAARDAA, via the coding sequence ATGCGCGACATGCTTCAGCTCGTCCCTATGGTCGTCGAACAATCCGCGCGCGGCGAACGATCCTTCGACATCTATTCGCGGCTGCTGCGTGAGCGCATCATCTTCCTCAACGGCGAGGTCAATGACGCGATGTCGGGCCTCGTCTGCGCGCAGCTGCTGTTCCTGGAGGCGGAGAATCCGAGCCGGCCGATCAATCTCTACATCAACTCCTACGGCGGCGTGGTCACCTCTGGACTTGCGATGTACGACACCATGCAGTTCATCAAGGCGCCGGTCCATACGCTGTGCATGGGCACCGCGCGCTCGATGGGCTCGTTCCTGCTGATGGCCGGCGAACCCGGTCACCGCGCCGCCTTGCCCAACGCAAGCCTTCACGTGCATCAGCCGCTCGGCGGCTTTCAGGGCCAGGCGTCCGACGTCCTGATCCATGCCAACGAGATGCAGGAAACCAAGCGGCGCCTCATCCGGCTCTATGCGCAGCATTGTGGACGCTCCGAGGCGGAGGTGGAACGGACCCTGGACCGCGATCACTTCATGACCGCGCAGCAAGGCGTCGAATGGGGATTGATCGATCGGGTTTTTGCAGCGCGCGATGCGGCCTGA
- a CDS encoding ammonium transporter, which yields MTFKRPYGAGLAALAVGLFAATAAYAEPTVNKGDNAWMLTSTVLVLLMTIPGLALFYGGLVRSKNMLSVLMQVFYTVCVVTVIWAVYGYSLAFTGGSDFIGGFSKAFMMGVTTDSKAATFSVDANISELIYMCFQMTFAAITPALIVGAFAERMKFSAIALFIPLWVTLIYFPIAHMVWYWPGPDAIQDAAKALAAAGDAAAKTAAQAKLDEINADAGWIFKKGAIDFAGGTVVHINAGIAGLVGALLIGKRVGYGKELMAPHSLTMSMIGASLLWVGWFGFNAGSNLEANGGAALAMTNSFVATAAAALSWMFAEWIVKGHPSVLGVISGAVAGLVAVTPAAGYSGVMGAIVLGLVVGVVCLFFCTVVKNAIGYDDSLDVFGVHCIGGIVGALGTGILVNPALGGAGIIDYTAIPPKVADYDFAAQMLSQAWGVCTTLVWSGVGSAILYKVVDVIVGLRANVESEREGLDITEHTERAYNM from the coding sequence ATGACGTTTAAGCGTCCCTATGGCGCGGGATTGGCGGCTCTCGCAGTCGGCCTGTTCGCTGCGACCGCAGCCTACGCCGAGCCAACGGTCAACAAGGGAGACAACGCCTGGATGCTGACATCGACAGTGTTGGTGCTGTTGATGACGATCCCCGGCCTCGCGCTGTTCTACGGCGGTCTCGTCCGTTCCAAGAACATGCTCTCGGTGCTGATGCAGGTGTTCTACACCGTCTGCGTCGTCACCGTGATCTGGGCCGTGTACGGCTACAGCCTCGCCTTCACCGGCGGGTCCGACTTCATCGGCGGCTTCTCCAAGGCCTTCATGATGGGTGTCACCACCGACTCGAAGGCCGCGACCTTCTCGGTCGACGCCAACATCTCGGAGCTCATCTACATGTGCTTCCAGATGACCTTCGCGGCGATCACGCCCGCCCTCATCGTCGGCGCCTTCGCCGAGCGCATGAAGTTCTCGGCGATCGCGCTCTTCATCCCGCTCTGGGTCACGCTGATCTACTTCCCGATCGCGCACATGGTCTGGTACTGGCCCGGCCCGGACGCGATCCAGGATGCGGCCAAGGCTCTTGCTGCTGCGGGTGACGCGGCGGCGAAGACCGCGGCGCAGGCCAAGCTCGACGAGATCAACGCCGATGCTGGCTGGATCTTCAAGAAGGGCGCCATCGACTTCGCGGGCGGCACCGTGGTGCACATCAACGCGGGCATCGCAGGTCTCGTCGGCGCTCTCCTGATCGGCAAGCGCGTCGGCTACGGCAAGGAGCTGATGGCTCCGCACTCGCTGACCATGTCGATGATCGGCGCCTCGCTGCTCTGGGTCGGCTGGTTCGGCTTCAACGCCGGCTCCAACCTCGAAGCCAACGGCGGCGCCGCCCTCGCCATGACCAACTCCTTCGTCGCCACCGCAGCCGCCGCGCTGTCGTGGATGTTCGCGGAGTGGATCGTGAAGGGTCACCCGTCGGTGCTCGGCGTCATCTCCGGCGCTGTCGCGGGCCTCGTGGCCGTCACGCCTGCCGCCGGCTACTCCGGCGTCATGGGCGCGATCGTCCTCGGTCTCGTGGTCGGCGTGGTCTGCCTGTTCTTCTGCACCGTCGTGAAGAACGCGATCGGCTACGATGACAGCCTCGACGTGTTCGGCGTGCACTGCATCGGCGGCATCGTCGGCGCTCTCGGCACCGGCATCCTCGTCAACCCCGCTCTCGGCGGCGCCGGCATCATCGACTACACCGCGATCCCGCCGAAGGTTGCCGATTACGACTTCGCGGCGCAGATGCTCTCGCAGGCCTGGGGCGTCTGCACCACGCTGGTGTGGTCGGGCGTCGGTTCGGCGATCCTCTACAAGGTCGTCGACGTGATCGTTGGCCTCCGCGCCAATGTCGAGAGCGAGCGCGAAGGCCTCGACATCACCGAGCACACCGAGCGCGCCTACAACATGTAA
- a CDS encoding SRPBCC domain-containing protein — translation MSDAVKPDRPDAKLVLEYDFDAPPAKVWRAVTIPELRERWLPDCDLAGAEPESAIPGEEVRYRLRDSEPPFRESHVIFRIEPNEDGGTRFRIIQQACDDRIKLPQPANSNCCLMRAAA, via the coding sequence ATGAGCGACGCCGTGAAGCCTGATCGTCCCGACGCAAAGCTCGTGCTCGAATATGATTTCGATGCGCCGCCGGCAAAGGTCTGGCGCGCCGTCACCATTCCTGAATTGCGCGAGCGCTGGCTGCCGGATTGCGACCTTGCGGGCGCCGAGCCGGAATCAGCGATCCCTGGCGAAGAGGTGCGCTACCGGCTTCGCGATTCCGAACCGCCGTTTCGCGAAAGCCACGTCATTTTCCGGATCGAACCGAACGAGGACGGCGGCACCCGCTTTCGCATCATCCAGCAGGCCTGCGACGATCGCATCAAGCTGCCGCAGCCGGCCAACAGCAATTGCTGCCTGATGCGCGCGGCGGCCTGA
- a CDS encoding DUF4339 domain-containing protein — translation MASWFYAAEGKQQGPFPEGQFRDLIAQGVVRPDTLVWSEGMAGWQKAAEIPGIIGGGGAPPMMPAGGPPMMGGGAYAGGGAGAGGALAVDFGILEFTWRTIVMVIASCFIIPIPWVFVWYTKWIVSCVKVPGRPNLSFTGNAMTLVPWFFGFIVLAIVIGYIGSQLLSNLLFIAQIVLYWLLIKWMVANLASNGQPLGLSFSGSVWAYIGWNLLFAISIITIIGWAWVAAAQMRWFCRSVEGTRREIVFKGSGLGILWRGIVAAILCSLIIPIPWVYRWIMNWFASQTELVPRGSLGA, via the coding sequence ATGGCGAGTTGGTTTTACGCGGCCGAGGGCAAGCAGCAGGGGCCCTTTCCGGAGGGCCAATTCCGCGATCTGATCGCGCAAGGCGTCGTGCGCCCGGACACGCTGGTTTGGTCCGAGGGCATGGCCGGCTGGCAGAAGGCCGCCGAAATTCCCGGCATCATCGGCGGCGGCGGTGCGCCGCCGATGATGCCGGCCGGCGGACCGCCGATGATGGGTGGCGGAGCTTATGCTGGCGGCGGCGCCGGCGCCGGCGGAGCACTCGCGGTCGATTTCGGCATCCTCGAGTTCACCTGGCGAACGATCGTGATGGTGATCGCCTCGTGCTTCATCATCCCGATCCCGTGGGTGTTCGTCTGGTACACGAAATGGATCGTGTCCTGCGTGAAGGTCCCGGGACGTCCGAACCTCAGCTTCACCGGCAACGCGATGACGCTGGTGCCATGGTTCTTCGGCTTCATCGTGCTGGCGATCGTGATCGGCTACATCGGCAGCCAGCTCTTGAGCAATTTGCTGTTCATCGCGCAGATCGTGCTCTACTGGCTCCTGATCAAATGGATGGTCGCGAACCTCGCCTCCAACGGGCAGCCGCTCGGTCTCAGCTTCTCCGGCTCGGTCTGGGCCTATATCGGCTGGAATCTGCTGTTTGCGATCTCGATCATCACCATCATCGGCTGGGCCTGGGTCGCCGCGGCCCAGATGCGCTGGTTCTGCCGCAGCGTCGAAGGCACGCGCCGCGAGATCGTCTTCAAGGGCAGCGGCCTCGGGATCCTCTGGCGCGGAATCGTGGCAGCGATCCTGTGCAGCCTCATCATCCCGATCCCGTGGGTGTATCGCTGGATCATGAACTGGTTCGCATCGCAGACCGAGCTGGTGCCGCGCGGGTCGCTCGGAGCCTGA
- a CDS encoding P-II family nitrogen regulator — protein MKLVVAIIKPFKLDEVRQALTAIGVHGMTVTEVKGYGRQKGHTEIYRGAEYVVNFLPKLRIEIAVASDIADKAVGVITASARTGQIGDGKIFVTPIDHALRIRTGETDSDAL, from the coding sequence ATGAAACTCGTCGTCGCGATTATCAAACCCTTCAAGCTCGATGAGGTCCGCCAGGCCCTGACGGCGATCGGCGTCCACGGCATGACTGTCACCGAGGTGAAGGGCTACGGCCGCCAGAAAGGCCACACCGAGATCTATCGCGGCGCCGAATATGTCGTGAACTTCCTGCCGAAGCTGCGGATCGAGATCGCGGTCGCCTCCGACATCGCCGACAAGGCGGTCGGCGTCATCACCGCGTCCGCGCGCACGGGTCAGATCGGCGACGGCAAGATCTTCGTCACGCCGATCGACCATGCGCTGCGCATCCGCACCGGCGAGACCGACAGCGACGCGCTTTAA
- a CDS encoding P-II family nitrogen regulator — protein sequence MKIVMAIIKPFKLEEVRDALTAIGVHGLTVTEVKGYGRQKGHTEIYRGAEYAVSFLPKIKIEVAVASDQVDKTIDAITSAAKTGQIGDGKIFVISLDHAVRIRTGEADAAAL from the coding sequence ATGAAAATTGTTATGGCGATTATCAAGCCATTCAAGCTGGAAGAAGTCCGTGACGCCCTGACCGCCATTGGCGTTCACGGACTCACGGTGACGGAAGTCAAGGGATATGGCCGTCAGAAGGGCCATACGGAAATCTATCGCGGGGCCGAATATGCCGTGAGCTTCCTGCCCAAGATCAAGATCGAGGTCGCTGTCGCGTCCGACCAGGTCGACAAGACCATCGACGCCATCACGTCCGCGGCGAAAACCGGACAGATCGGCGACGGCAAGATCTTCGTCATCAGTCTCGACCATGCGGTTCGCATCCGCACCGGCGAGGCCGACGCCGCGGCCCTTTGA
- a CDS encoding ubiquinone biosynthesis hydroxylase — translation MSVQGSIVIGGGAFAGLALALALRQGLGPEIPVIVADPALSTRPSRDPRATAIVAACRRLFEVIGAWDDVRAEAQPILDMVVTDSKLEDATRPVFLNFVGDVAPGEPFAHMVENRRLIDALVVRAEAEGIDLRATTVSSYDARPDGIDVTLGDGSVIAASLLVAADGARSKLRERAGIATHGWEYDQSGIVVTVGHERDHEGRAEEHFLPAGPFAILPLSGKRSSLVWTERRAEAARIIALSDEEFHAELEQRFGLHLGEVKALDKPRAFPLSYFVARSFIAERLALVGDSAHVIHPIAGQGLNMGLKDVAALAEVVVDAARLGMDLGGGDVLERYQRWRRFDTMAMGVATNSLNFLFSNQSTLLRTVRDIGLGLVDRAPPLKNLFIRQAAGLTGEVPRLLKGEAL, via the coding sequence ATGTCGGTACAGGGTAGCATTGTCATTGGCGGCGGCGCGTTTGCGGGCCTTGCGCTGGCGCTGGCGCTGCGCCAGGGGCTCGGGCCGGAAATCCCCGTCATCGTCGCCGACCCCGCGCTCAGCACGCGGCCGAGCCGCGATCCCCGCGCGACCGCGATCGTGGCGGCCTGCCGCCGCCTGTTCGAGGTGATCGGCGCCTGGGACGACGTCCGGGCCGAGGCCCAGCCGATCCTGGACATGGTGGTCACCGATTCCAAGCTGGAAGACGCCACCCGTCCGGTGTTCCTGAATTTCGTCGGCGATGTCGCGCCGGGCGAGCCGTTTGCGCATATGGTCGAGAACCGCCGGCTGATCGATGCGCTGGTGGTGCGCGCCGAGGCCGAGGGCATTGATCTGCGCGCCACCACGGTGTCGTCCTACGACGCGCGTCCCGATGGCATCGACGTCACGCTCGGCGACGGCAGCGTCATCGCCGCCAGCCTCCTCGTCGCCGCCGATGGCGCAAGATCGAAGTTGCGCGAGCGCGCCGGCATCGCCACCCATGGCTGGGAGTATGACCAGTCCGGCATCGTCGTCACCGTCGGTCACGAGCGCGACCACGAGGGCCGCGCCGAAGAGCACTTCCTGCCCGCGGGCCCCTTCGCGATCCTGCCGCTCTCGGGCAAGCGATCGTCGCTGGTGTGGACCGAGCGCCGAGCTGAGGCTGCGCGCATCATCGCGCTCAGCGATGAGGAATTCCACGCCGAGCTCGAGCAGCGCTTTGGCCTGCATCTCGGCGAGGTCAAGGCGCTCGACAAGCCGCGCGCGTTTCCGCTGTCTTATTTCGTCGCGCGCTCCTTCATCGCCGAGCGCCTCGCGCTGGTCGGCGATTCCGCCCATGTCATCCACCCCATTGCGGGCCAGGGTCTCAACATGGGGCTGAAGGATGTCGCCGCGCTGGCCGAGGTCGTCGTCGATGCCGCACGGCTCGGCATGGATCTCGGCGGCGGTGACGTGCTCGAGCGTTACCAGCGCTGGCGCCGCTTCGACACCATGGCGATGGGCGTTGCCACCAACTCGCTGAACTTCCTGTTCTCCAACCAGTCGACGCTGTTGCGCACCGTGCGCGACATCGGCCTCGGCCTCGTCGATCGCGCTCCGCCGCTGAAGAACCTCTTCATCCGCCAGGCCGCCGGCCTGACGGGCGAGGTGCCGCGGCTGTTGAAGGGCGAGGCGTTGTAG
- the tesB gene encoding acyl-CoA thioesterase II: protein MSKSLIDLISILDLEQLEVNLFRGNSPKTSWQRVFGGQVIGQAMVAACRTVEGRLPHSLHCYFILPGDPQIPIIYQVERLRDGKSYSTRRVTAIQHGNAIFSIMVSFHTDEETTFDHQDKMPEVPPPEKLTAEEVAKQPMFREMPEFIRRYYESDRPIELRPVELGRYFGQKIEDGRIHVWIRTAAKLPDDPALHMCALAYASDFSLLDAIMARYGRTLFDKRMMPASLDHAMWFHRPFRADEWLLYAQDSPSAQSGRGLTRGSIFKPDGTLVASVAQEGSVRERRS, encoded by the coding sequence ATGTCCAAGAGCCTGATCGACCTGATCTCGATCCTCGACCTCGAACAGCTCGAGGTAAATCTGTTCCGGGGCAACAGCCCGAAGACGAGCTGGCAGCGGGTGTTCGGCGGCCAGGTGATCGGGCAGGCGATGGTCGCGGCCTGCCGCACCGTCGAGGGGCGGCTGCCGCACTCGCTGCATTGCTATTTCATCCTGCCGGGCGACCCGCAGATTCCGATCATCTACCAGGTCGAACGCCTGCGCGACGGCAAGAGCTATTCGACGCGGCGCGTCACCGCGATCCAGCACGGCAACGCGATCTTCTCGATCATGGTCTCGTTCCATACCGATGAAGAGACCACCTTCGATCATCAGGACAAGATGCCCGAGGTGCCGCCGCCGGAGAAGCTCACGGCGGAGGAGGTGGCGAAACAGCCGATGTTCCGCGAGATGCCGGAGTTCATCCGCCGCTACTACGAATCCGATCGTCCGATCGAGCTGCGCCCGGTCGAGCTCGGCCGTTATTTCGGCCAGAAGATCGAGGACGGCCGCATCCACGTCTGGATCAGGACCGCGGCGAAGCTGCCGGACGATCCGGCGCTGCACATGTGCGCGCTCGCCTATGCGTCCGACTTCTCGCTGCTGGATGCGATCATGGCGCGCTATGGCCGCACGCTGTTCGACAAACGCATGATGCCGGCGAGCCTCGATCACGCGATGTGGTTTCACCGCCCGTTCCGCGCCGACGAATGGCTGCTCTACGCCCAGGATTCGCCGAGCGCGCAATCAGGCCGCGGCCTGACCCGGGGCTCGATCTTCAAGCCGGACGGCACGCTGGTGGCCTCCGTCGCGCAGGAAGGCTCGGTGCGCGAGCGGAGGAGCTGA
- a CDS encoding metalloregulator ArsR/SmtB family transcription factor has protein sequence MIEADIFKALADPTRRKVFEKLAGGSLNASALRDGLEISQPAMSQHLSVLRAAGLVREQRQGRFVNYEVDPDGIAAIGTWLARYRAYWPKRMEVLADLLKDMDQ, from the coding sequence ATGATCGAAGCCGACATCTTCAAGGCGCTGGCCGACCCGACCCGCCGCAAGGTCTTTGAGAAACTCGCCGGCGGAAGCCTCAATGCCAGCGCTTTGCGCGACGGATTGGAGATCAGCCAGCCGGCGATGTCGCAGCATCTTTCGGTGCTGCGTGCGGCAGGGCTCGTCCGCGAGCAGCGGCAAGGCCGCTTTGTGAACTACGAAGTCGATCCGGACGGGATCGCCGCCATCGGGACATGGCTCGCGCGCTACCGCGCCTACTGGCCGAAGCGCATGGAAGTACTCGCCGATCTCTTGAAGGACATGGATCAATAA
- a CDS encoding ammonium transporter, whose protein sequence is MAGLLRRAATLAAPMGFVSALAAPAHAASSEINTADTAWMIVATALVLMMTIPGLALFYSGMVRKKNVLATMAQSLAAVTLISILWVAFGYSLCFVGDGPWIGSLDRWFLAGMTMDSVNPAAKTIPESLFMLYQMTFAIITVALVAGSVADRMRFSAYLMFSVAWFIFVYIPLAHWIWGGGFLNSMGVLDFAGGLVVHLSAGTAGLVAAKVMGRRHGYGSENLSPFDLSLAVMGTGLLWVGWFGFNGGSAGAANSRAVMAIIATHLAACSGALTWGAIEWSTRRKPSVLGMISGAVAGLGTITPASGFVAPWHGIVIGIAAGAICYWACTWLKHRFNYDDSLDVFGVHGIGGLTGTLLAGVFATSAIGGTAGLIEGHPQQLLIQLYGVAVTFVWAAGVSFVLLKLVALFVPLRVSREQELEGLDITQHGEALQ, encoded by the coding sequence ATGGCGGGATTGTTGCGCCGCGCAGCCACTTTGGCTGCGCCGATGGGATTTGTGTCCGCTTTGGCTGCGCCGGCACATGCGGCAAGCTCCGAGATCAACACCGCCGACACCGCCTGGATGATCGTCGCCACCGCGCTGGTGCTGATGATGACGATCCCGGGGCTGGCGCTGTTCTACTCCGGCATGGTGCGCAAGAAGAACGTGCTCGCGACCATGGCGCAGAGCCTCGCCGCGGTGACGCTGATCTCCATTCTCTGGGTCGCGTTCGGCTATTCGCTGTGCTTCGTAGGCGACGGCCCGTGGATCGGCTCGCTCGACCGCTGGTTCCTCGCCGGCATGACCATGGACAGCGTCAATCCAGCCGCAAAGACGATCCCGGAATCGCTGTTCATGCTGTACCAGATGACGTTCGCGATCATCACGGTGGCGCTGGTCGCGGGCTCGGTCGCCGACCGCATGCGGTTCTCCGCTTATCTGATGTTCTCCGTTGCCTGGTTCATCTTCGTCTACATTCCGCTCGCGCATTGGATCTGGGGCGGCGGCTTCCTCAACAGCATGGGCGTGCTGGATTTCGCCGGCGGCCTCGTTGTGCATCTGTCGGCCGGCACCGCCGGCCTCGTCGCCGCCAAGGTGATGGGACGCCGCCACGGCTACGGCAGCGAAAATCTCTCGCCGTTCGATCTGTCGCTCGCGGTGATGGGCACCGGCCTGTTGTGGGTCGGCTGGTTCGGTTTCAACGGCGGCTCGGCGGGCGCAGCCAATTCGCGCGCGGTGATGGCGATCATCGCGACGCATCTTGCTGCCTGCTCCGGCGCGCTGACCTGGGGCGCGATCGAATGGTCGACCCGGCGCAAGCCCTCAGTGCTCGGCATGATCTCTGGCGCGGTCGCGGGCCTCGGCACCATCACGCCGGCCTCCGGCTTCGTCGCGCCGTGGCACGGCATCGTCATCGGCATCGCCGCCGGCGCGATTTGCTATTGGGCCTGCACCTGGCTCAAGCACCGCTTCAACTATGACGACTCCCTCGACGTGTTCGGCGTCCACGGCATCGGCGGACTGACCGGCACTCTGCTCGCCGGCGTGTTCGCGACCAGCGCGATCGGCGGCACCGCCGGCCTGATCGAGGGCCATCCGCAGCAGCTGCTGATCCAGCTCTACGGCGTCGCGGTCACCTTCGTCTGGGCGGCCGGCGTGAGCTTCGTCCTGCTCAAGCTGGTCGCCCTGTTCGTGCCCCTGCGCGTGTCGCGTGAGCAGGAGCTCGAGGGTCTCGACATCACCCAGCACGGCGAAGCTTTGCAGTAA
- a CDS encoding Trm112 family protein: MNAPTERPEASVDPKLLEILVCPLTKGPLEFDAAKQELISRSAKLAYPIRDGIPIMLPEEARKID, translated from the coding sequence CGCCCCGAAGCCAGTGTCGATCCCAAATTGCTGGAGATCCTGGTCTGCCCGCTGACCAAGGGTCCGCTGGAGTTTGACGCCGCAAAGCAGGAACTGATCTCGCGCAGCGCCAAGCTCGCTTATCCGATCCGCGACGGCATCCCGATCATGCTGCCGGAAGAGGCGCGGAAGATCGATTGA